Part of the Nicotiana tabacum cultivar K326 chromosome 20, ASM71507v2, whole genome shotgun sequence genome, ATATGATGAAACTGGTCCGAGTTGAGATAGTACTGAAGCTTATCTTTAAGTCTGTTAGATGATTTGTGTCCAAATTTGCAGTATGTGAGGCAAAGGATTTGCATATTTTTGCCCTGATATAGAATACATAGAAATGAATATCTGCTCACTTTCTCCTTGAGGAATTTAACATGATCTATCGCAGATATTGTATTAGATTGAGCATATTGTACAGAATGTAGAGTTCTAACCTAGTTTTTACCCTGTCATTGTATTAGACTTGTGCAGCTTCGTcacatgaaaatttgaaatgtCCACTGTTTGACACGTGACCATTTGTGTAATGTTGGTCATGGAGAGTGTTTTTGCTAAAAAGTTTCAGTACTAAGTTTGTTAAGAACCTCTGGTGATGAGTGGCAAAGTGGTTTTTGTATTTTCTCTTTCAGGCTTTGCTGTAATTAATATAGTAGTCGTTTTCCACTTTTGATCAGTGTGACTCGAACCTTCGACCTTCTGGTGATGGAGATTGCTTAATATTGAGCTATCCCTTTCTCATCCctttactttcttttgtttcactAGTATTTTAGCATCATCTTGTGGTCTGGTTCTTGTTTCCAAAGCAACTACTTTTCTCTGCACAAtttgaagaagaatgaaaattttgCTATGTTTGCTGTGTTTATTACAATGTTGGGAGTCAAAGGTCCTAACtcctaacaacttgtttggattgttgttacccattgtattgtatcgtattgttactttaaatacgatgtttgttttgattgttacttaaattttattgtatcaaaTCGTTAAATCCGTCATTACATAGCGAgaaaatgtgccactttatgtaacaaccgatttggtgtggtcgcgtcgttaccttgtctttttctctcaatctcacccttcattattattaaataattttattttatcatttaccctacatttttatataatatttttaccctgtatcataatttttctttataatattgcaagtttattcttcttATTGTTGGTGCGAGATATCATGAAATAATGACAaatgatacaatctatccaaacattgtatttatcaaaCGATATAGTACAATGCAGTACggtacgatacattatgaaatgatACGTAACAATCGTCCAAACAAGCTTTAACTTGCGTCTGATTGACTTATTGCCAGAAGATGCATTGGCATCGGAGCAAAAGCTTAAGagaattctgcatattcacttTTTGTGATTGCTAGCTAGAACCTAGAATTACCAAAATTTGgatattttatatattaattaGTTTTTTCATCCTACAATACTTGAGTTCTTTACAAGTCAAAATTTACCAATCCATGATCTTGTCAGCAACATTTTAGTTtagtttttacattttttttttgattatcAAGAAATTGTTGAGGATCAGTGACACACGATTTATACCTCGATGGATAATGAGATGGCCCCTTACCACTAGATCAAAGCTCTAACGGCAAGTTGGTAATCATCTTCTATATCATGTTGTTCCATTTGGATTTATCTCATTCATTCTATGCGTAACACTttcaaattaaatttttaatCTCCTTGAGCACAGGGTTTattggaaacaatctctctatcttcacaaggtagggttaagttctgtgtacacactaccctccccagatctcacttgtgaaattatactggatttgttgttgttattgtaatttataattttaatgaaAAGAATGCGACTTTCTACAAGTACAAAACAATGAAGAAATACATGTgcatttttctcaaaataacaatcTTATTCAAATAACAAAATTATTTTACACAGGTTTAAATTTCTTTAAATTTTAATACTGACATTAATAAGATAATATCTATGAAACTGATTTCTAAaaattactttaatttttttatgaCAACAAATATAATGGATGACAAGTCCAATTACACTGCATTACGTGTCTAGCTGCTACTGTCATATAAATTGTAGACTGGGTATACACTACACAATAAGTAAAAGAGTTTAAATTAACTTATAATCTCATCGTTTTTCCAAAGCTGGAGGACTTttcaggaaaaaagaaaaaacttctgtgtgtgtgtgtgtgtgtgagagagagagagagagagagagagagagagagagagagagagtgtaaCAACCATTTCtatgaaaattcattttctccTAACAGAGCTCTGATCCGAGTCAACTCAGTCTTAACTCGTCGGTGACTCAACGTACATCTCCTTCTGCGATCATTACGTACGTAGTACGCTTTCATTACTGTGTATATTTAGTCTATACATATACACGTATCTACTTGCTTGTATATTGTGGATCGATTGTGTTTTTGTTTCTTTCTGTTTGGGTTTTTCAAGAATCTAGGGTTTGTGAATTGGAAGTGTTGTAGCTAGTACTAAATTATGAAGTTTGAGTTGAATTTTGAACTTGATTCAATCCTTTGATTTGATTTGTCTTTGTTTACAGGTTGAATTTATGATTTGAGTGGAGATTTTTTAGGGAAGATGAGTGAAGTTTTTGAGGGATATGAGAGGCAGTACTGTGAACTCTCTGTCAGTTTGTCTCACAAATGCAGTTCTGCTGCTCTTTTGCCTGATGGAGGTAACTTATTCACTTGAATTTTTTCTTATTCCAAGTTTTAGTTTATGTGAACCTTTTTCATATTTGGAGAGTCAATTTGACTAATCTTTGAAGCTAAATTGAATTAGATTAACTCgatattttaaagttaaaatttagatattcaaAAACTCTATGAAAAGTACTATAACTTGCAATTCTTCTCATGTCAATATGATAAAAAAATGCATTTTAAAATGTTGATTAAACTTCACATAGTTTGAATCTCGAAAAGCGAAAAGTTCACATAAAATGGAATGGAGTAAATATGAATTTTGGGGATCAATGCGGAATTATCAGTTCTCGGGATTTATGCGGACTTAGCTAATAGGCGATATCAATTATAGTTAGGACTAAGACTTAGTTTATGTGCTCTTACATCATTCATTTGAGACTggtgaaagaattttattttagtGTAGGGATAAGTGTGAGATTCACTTTACTGCTACAATAATTCCTCTTAGAAAAAATGGTTAACTGTGAGATTTAGAGAAGCTTTAGTTTTGGAGAACTCCTAATTTGCTTTAAAAGTGAAACCATTTTCCAGTATAATTGAAATAAGCCCATATAGAGCGGAATatgattcatatagccgaccagAGACGAATCTAGGATTTGAACATTATTGGTTCGAGTTGGTATTCTACCACAGCCCATTGGTTTATTGGATTCGAAATCTATTATTTGTACTTATTTAATGAATTTAGCACATCTACAGGATCCGAGCTGAAAGCTACTGAGTTTGGATGAAGGTCATAGGTTGTTAGCTAGATCTGCCCTTGTAGCCGACCCCAGCTAAGAGGGAgttctttgattgattttctttatatAAATTCTGCATTTTTATCTATATAAATTTGTTATGCTTCTAATGTTCGCCAAGAATCTTTTAGGTCTGGTTTGAGCTTTGTATTTTAGTGTAGAGATAAGCGTGAGATTTAAGAATACTTAGGTTTGGAGAACCCTTATTTGCCTTAACAGACAAATAATTCACCAACATTGAAATAAAATGGGCCTGTACAAAGTGGAAGAAAAAATGATGATTCATATAGCTAGCCAACTAGTGTGGGATTGAGATTGTTTGATTGATTGATTGTCTTTATACAAATCATGATTTTATGTATGGTAGTGTGTAGTTTCCCTAATTTATTTAGTTTATACTGCTTGAATAAACAACCAAACAAGCTTCTAATTTCCTTTTTTTGTGTTAAGGCTTTCGCAAGTTGTTAAATGTTTTCTGTTACCACTATCTAACGGATGATTATTATTACTTTGCAACTTCAATAAGCAGAGCCGAAAAAGCAACAGACATCCGAACTTAAAGTGGGATTGGATGATGCAGATGTGTTGGTAAGTCATTGAATTTTAGGTTTTATTCCTCTggaaaaaaattccttttttagAACTGATGATGAATGCTGGTCTGCGCTTAGATACGGAAAATGGATCTTGAGGCAAGAAGTTTGCAGCCGAGTTTAAAAGCAGCACTACTTGCGAAACTAAGGGAATACAAATCAGATTTGAATAAACTGAAGAAAGAAGTTAATAAACTAGCCTTGACTGGTGCTAATCAAGCTGCCCATGATTTAGAGTCTGGAATGATGGATCCACATGCAGTATGTATAGTAAAACatcccttttctcctttttttcttcttgttattATTTTCATGGATTTCACTATGTCATACATGCTCTCATATAATTTGACTTGAATGATGTATTAGCATTTGCCATAGACAAGTTGTGTGGTGATGCCCAACTATGTGGCAGTAGTCTCGAAGTTATATGACTTTGACTTGATTGATATATTAGCATCCACTGTACCCAACTTTCTAGTTGAGAAGCTAGACGTGGTTCTATATGTAGTGGTCATACTTGGTTGTTGATATCAGAGCCGGTCAAATCAATATCTAAGAGGATTTATTTACTTAGGTTGACTTACATTGATATCCCCATCTATTGGTTTTACTTCATATGGTTAGTGATCATTGTTGGTCAAGCCCCATCACTAAACGATGAAATTCCATGTTGCCAAGCATAGAAAAGGTTCAGTGTATATTACCTGCTTACCAGTTCAATTCCTTCTCTTTCTTATGCAAACATAGTTGAAGCATTTGATGTGCAGCATGGCTAAAGACAAGGCTGCTAATGTTTGTTTGGTCGATTTTCAAGAAATAGATGGTAGACAAAACATATTGTCTTAGTCGAAGTATGTGGCTAGTTGAATTATATTTGCATTTCTTGGGTGGATTTCTTTCACTCGTTAACAGCCCTACTTTTCACAGGCTTCTGCAAATCATAGGGAACGCTTAGCAATGACAACAGAGAGGCTAGATCAGTCAAGTGACAGAATCAGGGAGAGCCGGAGGGCTGCCCTGGAGACTGAAGACCTTGGTGTCTCAATCCTTGGGGAGTTGCAACAACAGCGTGAATCACTGCTAAATTCACATAATAGGGTATGGGACCTTTGTTTAGCGTAATATATTTTGTGTTTTTAGTTATACTTTATTTGGAATAACTTTTATACTTTAATTCTGGTTCTGTTAGCCCTTTACTTTTCTCCTCGCCCTCTATTCGAGCAGCTTCAACAGTTCTGGTTAGTGTAGCTACCCGAGTGGCTATGTTTAATTGTCTTCGTTTTTTTACAGCTTCATGGTGTGGATGATGCCATTGACAAGAGCAAGAAGGTCTTGACTTCTATGTCTAGAAGGATTAGCCGAAACAAGTGGATTATGGGCTCTGTAATTGGAGCCCTTATCCTGGCAATCATTATTATcctgtatttcaagcttttccgCCATTGAGTACCATTCATTGAGAGCTTGGATGTAAATCTAGTTTGTTTTCTTGTATCTGGCTTTTATGCTCTACGGGTTTACTTTCAGTTGCATTTTAATGTATATCCTGAATTATTAAACTGTTTGATACTCTTAAGGGAAAATAAACACTTGATTGTCAGATTACCAGTTATCCCGCTTTCGACCTGGCATTTTGTACAGTTGCCTGCTGGCTCTCGTAGTTGATTGTCAGTAGATCATTTGGCGTTTATTAATGTGGCATTCAACATCAATAGAATTGTCTAAATGCTATGCATAGTAGCTAGTGAAATGGGAAATTCACGTTTATGATGCATCAATTGTCAAATAAGAAAGTGACGTATTTGTGCTTTCTAATATCCTGTACATGCTCATGTTGATCACTATTTTGTTTGTAGCTGGGATGTCTTTGTCGAAGAAGGTGCTGAGAACTCCGAGAGTATGAGATGTCTCGGCTCGGCTGCATGAGAGTTTCTAAATGAGTGTAATGATTCTAGATTACGTAATTTATTGCTTACATTACTTTAAAATATGAGATAGATGCCTAGGTTTGTTTAAGTCCCAACTCAAATGCGGGTGTTGAATAATCACAAACATTGGTGTAGTCTTGGGATGGTAAAATGGTTCCAAATGTGAGAATGTAAATTCTGTAAGCAATTTTAGTTCTTTTGCCACAGCTTTTGAGTTCTCTAGTTTGAAAGAAGAGGTCCATTAAAATGGCACTAAAAGCTTAGAATGTATTTGCATCTCTTCATATTTTCGTTGCGTTTAACTTCTTTTTTCCTATTATATTGGGAGATCAGGATTCAGTGGTGAATGTGGGAAAGGGGAGGACATGAGAGTTGAATCCAATCCCCACCTACTCTCTCAACCAATTTCACCTAGTATACATTGAACTAGTCAAATTGCCCGCGAACAACAACATCAATAATTGTCAAAATGATAGTTTCGATATTTTATAGAAAGGCAGAAAAAAAATTTATGCAACCTGGCCGATACtttagtaatttaattttttcttttcttgttcacTTAGAGTTATTAGTGTGACTTCAATG contains:
- the LOC107771740 gene encoding vesicle transport v-SNARE 12-like isoform X1, with translation MSEVFEGYERQYCELSVSLSHKCSSAALLPDGEPKKQQTSELKVGLDDADVLIRKMDLEARSLQPSLKAALLAKLREYKSDLNKLKKEVNKLALTGANQAAHDLESGMMDPHAASANHRERLAMTTERLDQSSDRIRESRRAALETEDLGVSILGELQQQRESLLNSHNRLHGVDDAIDKSKKVLTSMSRRISRNKWIMGSVIGALILAIIIILYFKLFRH
- the LOC107771740 gene encoding vesicle transport v-SNARE 12-like (The RefSeq protein has 1 substitution compared to this genomic sequence), with amino-acid sequence MSEVFEGYERQYCELSVSLSHKCSSAALLPDGEPKKQQTSELKVGLDDADVLIRKMDLEARSLQPSLKAALLAKLREYKSDLNKLKKEVNKLALTGANQAAHDLESGMMDPHAASANHRERLAMTTERLDQSSDRIRESRRAALETEDLGVSILGELQQQRESLLNSHNRLHGVDDAIDKSKKVLTSMSRRISRNKWIMGSVIGALILAIIIILYFKLFHH